Within Neoarius graeffei isolate fNeoGra1 chromosome 21, fNeoGra1.pri, whole genome shotgun sequence, the genomic segment cctgcgaccctgtagaacaggataaagcggctagagatgatgagatgagaatgtttcATGTAAAATCGTGCTTTGCTTAAAGGGCtcctgacagcaaaattatgctctaaaataggtttctgtaataaaactacaaacaccacttttatcactttcatgatagaactaaccaccaacagaacgaaATCAGTAGATTTGTCTTTGTGCGAAGTTGCGTCAATCTGGCCAAGCGCTAAGCCGCCGTCAGTGGCCGCCATATttgccgtgacgtcacatgcagaacgactGCTCGGCCTTCCAGGCAGCTATGGCCAATGAAACAGAGCGATTTTCTGAccagtcttcagaaactgaggccctttttgaggttgacactggacatgtcggattacatgaagacgaagcagtgggtggcattttgcCTTATCATTTTGAGCCGTATCTGGACGATTTGCCTGCAGAAGGCGAGATTTCCGACTCGGACACAGACGACGACGGGCCCAATGCAGAGGACGTcgtgatcccagctgacatcgggaggctccaaaacactgaatgataatataataataatagtgctaGTCCTCTGGGGGGGGGCATGCGGACAATATTACCACActgatttccttttaaaaaaatatgctcTCTTGAAAGTTCATGGTCTTTTAGATTTGGGCCGTTTTCTCACGTTTTTATTTGATAAGAATAAAAATTTCTATGAACTGATGAAATTCAATTGCATGTTAGGCCTATAAAGTCCAGCCAACACGGTATTGCAGCGGAACTGTGGCAGAACTTTGAATCATGAACAAATTCACCGATTGCTATTATTTATTAGTAAATATCTCATTACGAGATGCAGATCTACACTGAAAAATCATCAATCGACAACTAATCAAACAAGTGTCACGTCTGTCAGAGGCCCATCTGTCATTGGGAGTCCACATGTCCCGTGTCCGGCGCACTTTGTTTTGCCCACTCTTCGCATCTgatgggatccttgggaaaggtgtacagactatacccggcttccctggtgtttgagcaaaatccagccacacaacaagcaggcatattcaccaaaataaacgactcggacgcaaaaatattcacttgcaaagcactggtgaacaacgagaagttgagaaaatgtctgtcagCGGTTCTGCATGTGAGGTCATATCCGCCTTCTTCCTCGGCCGTGGGTTGGCTCGCTATATCAATTTATCTGCGTGGCGGGCCATTCAAAACGATGTTTGTTACTATTCTGTCGCGCGATGTGTGaagtaaatgtcattttattcaactcaatatggctgaaattaacaataacatatatatttttttgctgtcaggagcCCTTTAACAGTTTAAGTATTATGATTGAGACCAGTGTAACCCCCCACCACCCAATCTCAAAcccagaaggggaaaaaaaaaaagtaacatagAATTaagcagcgggcggcacggtggtgtagtggttagcgctgtcgcctcacagcaagaaggtccaggttcgagccccgtggccggcgagggcctttctgtgcggagtttgcatgttctccctgtgtccgcgtgggtttcctccgggtgctccggtttcccccacagtccaaagacatgcaggttaggttaactggtgactctaaattgaccgtaggtgtgaatgtgagtgtgaatggttgtctgtgtctatgtgtcagccctgtgatgacctggcgacttgtccagggtgtaccctgcctttcgcccgtagtcagctgggataggctccagcttgcctgtgaccctgtagaacaggataaagcggctacagataatgagatgagaattaagcaGCAGCATTAGAACAATCTGCTAGTTTTAAAGTCCTATGCTCATCCTTCCTTTGAAGCGAGCTGCAGGTCCCTCTTCCAATGGCACTTCCAACACAACGCAACGTTCATGTCTAACCAAAACTTAAAAGCTTCAAGACAGCTCCTGCATATTCAAGCACATTAAATATGCACATGATACAATTACAAGTTTCCCTAGTTTACCTAAATACAAAATTCGCTGTTAATCTTTCAGAAGTCCAAGTCCGTCTCCTTAACGTAAAAACAAATTAGTCACTTGTTGCTGAGACCAACGTCATGTTCGCAAACAGTCCGCCTAGTGTTAGAAAATGTACGGCACTTTAAGGCCATAGCATTTCTCCGGAACATACCTAACAAATATTGAGAAAAGCAGACCTCTTTAGTCACAGCAAACTGTCTCTGATCCATGTCCACAGGCACTAATCATCTTCAGCGGGATTGGTCACAGAGGTTTTAACTGGCTTGTAGAACGTTTCTGCTGCCTCTGGGGCGTCGAAGTGATGTTTATTCCCATCAGTGGTAATGCACAGGCGAGCTGGGTGGCGAAGTGCAAacataattaattgtaatatcACTGCAGCAATTAATTGTGCTGCCACTATCTCCATACCAAAATCAAAAGGTATAAAAAGAAGTAAACCTTTTTGGAATGAAACTTGTGAAAATGCAGTGAAAGAGAGAAATCAAGCAAAACGTAAAGTATGTAAGAATTTTAACACAGAACAGTTTATAAATATAAGAGTAATGGCAACAAAAATAgttaaaatggaaaagaatgtTTTGGTATAGTTCTTGTAGTAGATTAAATGAAAGCTCAAACTTATCAaaaatttttaaattaataagaaatatgaaTTATAATCAAGGTGATAATATACCTGAATTCAAAAAAGATGAGGATAATTATACTAAAAGTAATTTTGAAAAAGCAGAAGTCCTTGCTTCGCATTTTGCTAAAGTTAGTAGTGATTCTAATTATACAGAAGAATTTCTAGATCATAAAAACAAGTTTGAAGAGTAAAATAATCATATATTTACAAAGTCTACTGATTTCTAAGTCTACATTAAATTATAAATTCACTTTGGATGAATTCAATAAAGccttaagaaaatgtaaaaacgccTCTCCTGGACCTGATAATCTTTGTTATATCGTGTTCCAACATGTGTCTACCTACTCTAAGCAATTtattctggactttttttttttttaaataaaacctgGATGGAAGGAATTGTTCCTAAAGATTGGAAAGTTGCTCATGTTGTTCCTGTCTTAAAACCTGGAAAACCTAAATCAGATCCTGCTTCTTATCGTCCTATTGCTTTAACTTCAAACTTTTGTAAAATTCTTGAAAGAATGGTCACTAATCGCCTAAATTGGTTTTGCGAAAAACATAAACTATTTAACAAAAACCAATCTGGATTTAGAAGAAAAAGATGTACCTTGGATCGTCTCCTGAGACTTAGTGATGATATTAAAAGTTTTGGAAGAGGACATAAAGTCTTGGCAGTCTTTCTTGATATAGAAAAGGCTTATGACATGGCATGGAGGAAGGGTATATTATATAAGGTACATAATATTAGTATCTCTGATTCTATCTTTAATTGGATTAATTCTTTTCTGTCTGATAGATATATCAGAGTCAAAGTAGGTTCCTCGTTATCTTCTTTATTTGAAGTTCCAAATGGTGTTCCACAAGGACGTGTTATCAGTCCAATTTTGTTTTTGATTGCTATAAATGACCTTGTTCTTTCTAATGTGtctttctctatttttgctgatACAGCAATTTGGAAATCTGGAAAAAACATAAATTTTCTACAGAAACATATACAACAGGCTTTAGATTTCATCAAATCTTGGTGTGATAAATGGGGTTTTAAAATCTCTGAAAGTAAATCCTCTGTGGTTTTATTCCATAAAGGTAAAAAATATGATGTAAAATTGATgtataatggtaaaaaaaaaagtcaagttttTAGGCCTTTATTTTGACTCCAAACTTGCATGGAAAACTCATTGATTTATCTCATAACTAAATGTCGTAAAAGAATAAACGTTTTTAAAGTTCTATGTGGCAGCAAGTGGGGTATTGACAAAGAAACAATGATCATTCTCTATAAAACTTTAATTTTATAATGTCTTATGGTTTGTGAAGTTTGATACTGCATGTATTTCTAGGAAAAGACAATTAGATGTTATTCAAAATCAatgccttaggccctgtccatacggcaacggattcaggtgaatccgataaaattttttatcgtttcggcctggcgtccacacggcaccggcgttttgggtgccccacaaagatatttttgagaacggtttccagagtggaaaaatctggcaacggcgccgttgcgaagtcgtctggatgagtagaacggatttgtttacgatgacgtcacaaccacatgactagaacaagcagcactcactcattcacgccgggtagaagaaggggtttatgcgcatgcgtcctacttcttctattgttctggtgtctccgatgggaccgtcttacagcgcacgtagaggtgtggcatgtgtattgcatcgttttcagcaagcgttgcgttgccatatggacctgatattttactgatccgttgcccatgtggacgcgattttttttttttttttttttacctgctaaaaaaaaaaatctcgttgccgttgtcgtgtagaTGTAGCCTTAGAATCTGCACTCTTAAATGTACTGTCCTAAATGTACTATCTCTGTTTTGGAGATAGACTGCTCTATTATGCCTTTGGATCCAAGTAGAGAATTCAAACAAACTCAAAGTGCAGTTAAATATAGATATTTTGAAGATCatccaacaaaaaaaaatgttttttagaaGAACAAAATTGTGATCTTAATCTTCACTTTCATCCTATATTTTCTAAAGTTGTTCGTTTGGTTAATAGTCTTCCGGTTCCAGCTTGTAATCCTTTGGTTGATCCTTTCCCATTCTGGGAATCCCAATCTCCAAAAGTTGACTTAGGTTTAGTCCCGAAAATCTCTAAACGAGAGGATAGTAGTTGCTACATGTTAGTCGGcattagaacacattcaactcaaaTACAATCAGCACTTGCATATATTACTGATGGTTCAAAACAAGATTTCGATTGTGCATCTGGCATTGTAATTCCAAGTCTAAACattcaaaaatattataaaatctCACACGGGACTATTTTTAGAGCTGAGTTACTAGCAATTACAAAGGCTTTAGAACTAACTTCTTGATAAACCTCCCTCTCAAAGTGTGATATTTTCTGATTCCTTGTCTGTCttacaaaaaattcaaaaggaagataatgacacagaattattagaggctgtccacatggcaacggattcaggtgaatctgataaaattgtttatcgtttcggcctggcgtccacatggcactggcgttttgggtgccccaaaacgagaacgggttccagagtggaaaaatctggcaacggcgccgttgcgaagtcgtctggatgagtagaacggatttgtttacgatgacgtcacaaccacatgactagaacaagcagcactctcgctgttttgtatgaaccactgcattgcattcacttttgtataccgcttttcttttaaataaacaagtaactgaaccatttcttgaatttttttttttttattggataagactgcttttcaaaatgttcacacgcaatataaaaagttatataaattatataaaaatgcttttcaaaatgttcacacacaataagaaaattaagttatataaaactatgcacactaataaaactaatttgtacacacagaaggcacgatttcctcgcgtagtcgcagccatcttcttcttgttgttgtgtgtttgttcctgtgagtgcttcacgccgggtagaagaaggggtttatgcgcatgcgtcctacttctattgttctggtgtctccgatgggaccgtcttacagcgcacgtagaggtgtggcatgtgtattgcatcgttttcagcaagcgttgcgttgccatatgtacctgatattttactgatccgttgcccatgtggacgcgatatttttttaaaataaaatctcgttgccgttgtcgtgtggatgtagccttagatttCCAATATCTTATGTACCAGTTTAATCTTATGGGTGGTAAGGTTTTTTTTGTTGGATTCCAGCTCATGTGGGTATTATAGGAAATGAAATGGCTGATAAATTGGCCAAAAGATCAGTAAATAAAACCTATTATGACATTTCATTACCCTTTTACCACTTCTGATATTACAAAACGCATCAAAGATGTTATTTTTACAATATGGCAAGACAGATGGGATAATTCTCAAACTGGTAGGTTCTTCTACCAGCTTGAACCAAATATTACAACACGTACCACATATTCTGACAAAAACAGAAACAGACAAAGGATAATTACAAGACTTGGATTTGGAAAATGTCTACTTAATGATAcacaatttctttaaaaaaaaaaacctccagtcaaggcagcacggtggtgtagtggttagcgctgtcgcctcacagcaagaaggtccgggttcgagccccgtggccggcgagggcctttctgtgcggagtttgcatgttctccccgtgtccgcgtgggtttcctccgggtgctccggtttcccccacagtccaaagacatgcaggttaggttaactggtgactctaaattgaccgtaggtgtgaatgtgagtgtgaatggttgtctgtgtctatgtgtcagccctgtgatgacctggcgacttgtccagggtgtaccccgcctttcgcccgtagtcagctgggataggctccagcttgcctgcgaccctgtagaacaggataaagcggctacagataatgagatgagacctccagTCAATGTACAACTTGTGGTGTAAAAGAGAATGTCAAACACCTGCTTCTACTGTAGATTGTATCAAAAATCCAAACTTTCATGATAAAATTATTCCAAAAATGAGAGATAAACAATTGGAAATTAATACATAAGTAATTTTATGATGACATTTTAtaagtttattattgaaaaagaaacaaaaattaaatttaaaaaaacaaacaaactcgtatttaatgtgtgtgtgtgcttggtcacAATATGTGATCTAGTAGTTCCAATCCTTATAGGACGCCAAATCTCTGAGTGGGAGCGTCCCCAAAAGCAGCTCAAGCaaactcttatttaggggtttcatacaaaagggggtgaatacctatgcacactccagatttcagttttttcTCGGGATGTTTCCTCAAATCGTAAAAACCGAGCGTGATACTGAATCACATGATTTAATTCATGAATGGATCACGTTCACTTCACAACAAGAAAGCTGAAGAAAATGTTAATCTTATAGTAAAGACGTTCttcttttcaggattatctactgcAGGAGTTAACACTAACATTTTAAGGAATTAATTTCATATTGCTACCTCTATTCTAGGTATTGCTGTGCAGCTGAAGGAGGAAGATGGAGAGCAAAAGGTGTCGGAGGAACCGGGAGGAAAAACAGAGTGTAATGAAGAAATGACTAATCAAAGCTTTCACAGGGTTCTTGTTTTAACAGAGGCAGGCACCAACGAGAAGACCACCACCACTAATCTGTACCACTGCCCTCAGTGTGAGAAGACTTTTTCGAAAACGCAGTTGTTAAAAACACACCTGAGAGTCCACACTGGAGAGAAGCCTTACGGATGCTTGCACTGTGGGAGGAGGTTTTCTCATCTGGCGTCGTTAACGGGTCACAAGAGGACACATacgggagagaagccgtatcagtgcTTTCAGTGTGGGAAGAGGTTTGCTCTTTCAGGCTCCTTGAAATTGCACGAGAGAATCCATTCGGGCGAGAAGCCGTACCAGTGCCTTGAGTGTGGGAAGAGCTTTTCCAGACGTGCCTTTTTAAAAAAGCACCAGCGCATGCATTCCGGAGAGAAGCCTTTCTGTTGCCTCGAGTGTGGGAAAAGGTTTTCGCATCCGAGCTCCCTAAAAGATCACGAAGGATCGCACACCGGAGGGAAGCCGTATAGCTGTTCCGAATGCGGAAGGCAGTTTTCTCACCCGAGCTCTCTAAAAGTTCACGAGAGGATCCATAGTGGCGAGAAGCCTTACCATTGCACTCAGTGCGGGAAGAATTTTTCCCATCTTACGTCGCTGAAAATTCACGTCCGAATACATACTGGAGAGAGGCCGTACCAGTGCTCCCAGTGTGGAAAGGGTTTCTCTCATGCAGGCTTATTGAAGGGTCACGAGAGGATACATACTGGGGACAAGCCGTACCATTGCACGCAgtgcgggaagagttttactcagtcgAGCGCGTTAAAAGTTCACCAGAGGATCCATACCGGAGAGAAGCCTTACCGGTGTTCAGAATGCGACAAGTGCTTTTCTCATCCAGGGTCTTTAAAGATTCACAGAAGAAAGCATAGTGGAGAGAAGCCTTATCAGTGTGAGCAGTGCGACAAAAGTTTTTACAGATCATGGTACTTAAAAGTGCACCAGAGAATGCATAGTGAGGAGAAGGAAATTAGTTCGAAGTGAATATTTGTATGGTTTGCATTAgagacgtctcatctcatctcattatctctagccgctttatcctgttctacagggtcgcaggcgagctggagcctatcccagctgactacgggcaaaaggcgggatacaccctggacaagtcgccaggtcatcacagggctgacacatagacacagacaaccattcacactcacattcacacctatggtcaattgctacattcacacctatggtcaatttagagtcaccagttaacctaacctgcatgtctttggactgtgggggaaaccggagcacccggaggaaacccacgcggacacggggagaacatgcaaactccacacagaaaggccctcgccggccacggggctcgaacctggaccttcttgctgtgaggcggcagcgctaaccactacaccaccgtgccgccccgcattagAGACGtatttattatcattattatctctctgactgctttctgaagAGACTTTATCATTTTGAAGCCGGGTTGGGTGATGTAATCAGGTATTGACAATGTTTAACACGTACTCAATGTAAGACATAAGTGAGCATCATTACTGCATCACTGTACACTGATCAGATATAACGTtatgaccactgagaggtgaagtgaatcaCATTGATTGATTCTCTCATTACAGTGGTacctgtcaaggagtgggatataGTAAGCAGTAAGAGAGCaggcagttcttgaagttgatgtgttggaaggaggaaaaatgggcaagcgtaaggatctgagtgactttgacaagggacagattgtgatggcgagatgactgggtccgaGCATCGAACAAACTGGaacatcttgtgaggtgttcccggtatgcagtgattagtacctaccaaaagtggtccaaggaaggacaaccggtgaaccagtgatcgggtcatgggtgtcaaaggctcattgattcgcatgggataCAATGCCTAGTCTATATGGTCCAAACCAGCtgtgctactgtagcacaaactgctggttAAAACAGAAAGGTACCATCATTAACTTTGTCAGCagcttgtgctacagtagcttttctgtagagatgctcagacccagtcatctatccatcacaatttggtccttgtcaaagttgctcaggacCTTTACGCTTGcccgttttaattttattttttagcgTTTATGCGAGCATccatcgtccgtccacaatttacaaaaatagttactcctcctacaggattgatcagctttcaatcaaactcgcatacaatgttccccaggtgggtgtgcataaaagttgtcaagactgtGGCAccgcctgtcatatttacgattttatggacgTCTGAAATTTTCGGGTGGCTCGTTACTCTTTGTAaaggctactcttcgtaaacttctGGGAAGTTTtcgctgaaactcacccagaagactcaattccaacaagaattgttcactaggtggcgccacctgccatgaatGAGGCTccagaggggtcacgtgcaatttcatgaaaatcgctgctACTCTTACAGGagcgatcagattttgatcaaactcatacggAATGTTCCCCAAGTCGGTGTGTATAAACGTCgtcaagacggtggcgccacctgtcatatttaacattttatgggcgttttgaaaattttgggtgactcattacaccaaacactactgttcataaactgctaggatgttttcactgaaatgcacccagaagactctaaagacacattccaacaagagttgttcaccaggtggtgccacctgccatggatgtggcttcacaagggtcatatgcaatttcacaaaaatcgctactcctcccacaggattgatcagatttcaaactcgcgtgcgcgtgcacacagcagagattggtatgagctacagcctcattgaggctatatattttttttttcctgcttccaacacatcaacttcaagaactgactgttctcttactgcctcgtatatcccaccccttgacaggtgccattataatgagataatgttattcacgtcacctgtcagtggtcataatgttttgtctgagtggtgtgtgtgtgtgtgtagtgtaccaGAATCAGAAGTCTGAAAGTCTGCACACTATTCAAAGCTGTCTTGGCGAGCTTCAGCACCAGATCTTCAACTCTTATAGCTGTAAAACAGCATAAACGCTGGGAACATGGCAAATTAAAATACACACGTTATTCATAATACATGACTAAATTCCAATGAAATTAGAATATCTATCAATTTTGAAATATGTGCAGAAATATACAGTGCCTCAAAAGTATTCCCTCCAATCATCAGTGATCATTTTCTTTTTCTGCTGTATTGCAACATCAAATTGAAGTATATTACAATAGGATATTTTTCTACTCATTTTGAAGGGACTCACTACAGAAATAAACTTAAAGTATTTGGATGTCCTCAGAATGATTAAaaatgtcttaaaaaaaaaaggtttctcaTAAGTGACTTAATATTTCATAGTAATGAGacgtctcataattatgactttctatGTCATAATCATTAGGCTCTTATCTCATAATGACTTGGCAAGACAGATACTAAATCACGAGATAggatttcattattatgagacactATCTCAATTATGACTTGCTACCTCATAAT encodes:
- the LOC132869617 gene encoding zinc finger protein 664-like: MLVFLIAYPSVVSLPVCGVMLHSGVCSLDLVQEQCCVKEECGDDQITECMVKTEEHEACIDTTNTGIAVQLKEEDGEQKVSEEPGGKTECNEEMTNQSFHRVLVLTEAGTNEKTTTTNLYHCPQCEKTFSKTQLLKTHLRVHTGEKPYGCLHCGRRFSHLASLTGHKRTHTGEKPYQCFQCGKRFALSGSLKLHERIHSGEKPYQCLECGKSFSRRAFLKKHQRMHSGEKPFCCLECGKRFSHPSSLKDHEGSHTGGKPYSCSECGRQFSHPSSLKVHERIHSGEKPYHCTQCGKNFSHLTSLKIHVRIHTGERPYQCSQCGKGFSHAGLLKGHERIHTGDKPYHCTQCGKSFTQSSALKVHQRIHTGEKPYRCSECDKCFSHPGSLKIHRRKHSGEKPYQCEQCDKSFYRSWYLKVHQRMHSEEKEISSK